One stretch of Nesterenkonia halotolerans DNA includes these proteins:
- a CDS encoding DNA-3-methyladenine glycosylase, protein MDSAQLSSLFDAHATVLAPALLGCELTVATADGTVRVRLTEVEAYGDQGEDPGAHSYNGKTARNAALFGPPRHTYVYLNYGIHRCLNLACNSEGTAGGVLLRAGEVLQGRELAIERRGGRDTGAKLLSGPGRLGQGLGITLRMDAQAVDIPHTGDPADKPAGAAPVGSGVPAGLDAVDFTLVPPAAPVASQQVRSGPRVGVSGAGGSTRYPWRYWLDADPTVSAYRAGRDVPVEIST, encoded by the coding sequence ATGGATTCTGCGCAGCTGAGCTCTCTGTTCGACGCCCACGCCACCGTGCTGGCGCCGGCCCTGCTGGGCTGTGAGCTCACCGTCGCCACGGCTGACGGGACGGTCCGCGTGCGGCTGACCGAGGTGGAGGCCTACGGGGACCAGGGAGAAGATCCGGGTGCGCACAGCTACAACGGCAAGACCGCCCGCAACGCGGCGCTGTTCGGACCGCCGCGGCACACCTACGTCTACCTCAACTACGGAATCCACCGCTGTCTGAACCTGGCCTGCAACAGCGAAGGGACCGCGGGCGGGGTCCTGCTGCGTGCCGGCGAGGTGCTGCAGGGACGCGAACTGGCCATCGAACGGCGGGGTGGCCGCGACACCGGGGCAAAGCTGCTCTCGGGCCCCGGACGGCTGGGGCAGGGGCTCGGGATCACCTTGCGCATGGATGCCCAGGCCGTGGACATCCCACACACCGGAGACCCTGCGGACAAACCAGCTGGCGCAGCCCCGGTGGGTTCCGGAGTCCCGGCCGGTCTCGACGCGGTGGACTTCACGCTGGTCCCGCCGGCCGCCCCGGTCGCTTCGCAGCAGGTCCGCAGCGGACCCCGGGTCGGCGTCTCCGGAGCCGGCGGCAGCACGCGCTATCCATGGCGCTATTGGCTCGATGCCGACCCCACGGTCTCGGCCTACCGCGCCGGACGTGACGTCCCGGTGGAGATCAGCACCTAG
- a CDS encoding HelD family protein, which produces MPEDNDIPVPGLEAGVEEEREYVGLLYSRLDELRAEKEVQLAKVRSVGSSGTMQNASERDAFAAMYEDRLAQLNAVDDRLVFGRLDHDSGECRYIGRIGLTAANHQRLMLDWRAPEAGVFYQATAFERQGVRRRRHLLLKRREVHGVEDDVLDASMLEEDSHNHGDGALLAALTARRTGQMGDIVATIQSEQDRIIRAGMPGVMVVQGGPGTGKTAVALHRAAYLLYSNRDRLKSAGVLIVGPNSTFMSYIDRVLPSLGETGVVLSSLSELFPGVRGIEEKDPSVEELKGRLDWVQIIAAAVRHRQRTIPDVRDVTVDGTRVGVTPKMVNRALERARATGKPYNEARTTFVKVLVKEIAEKLERIIEKRSEGNEADRSYLTEDVRSARDVRVLLNLCWMPRSPQGLLEDLFAKPDYLADVAPQLSPAQRERLRREPGADFTTADVPLLDEAAELLGALDVTAGREAARQKAAQARSLENAQRAVENATPQLEEMGIEGFLDAQAVVDMNTETGPRLTAAERAQVDRTWTYGHVVVDEAQELSPMQWHVLMRRCPLKSFTIVGDIAQGSSPSAASSWQEAMEPFVGERMRVEELTVNYRTPGTIVELAERVAAANGLTTTSLRTVREGDYPPVVEKVETDQLISAATAAVGAEHERVGEGLVAAIVPERLLGATRRALVSQFGSRVGRGAGSLTEDILALSADEAKGLEFDAVVLVEPAEILEETAGRVGSLYVALTRPTHALHVVAARELPAGF; this is translated from the coding sequence ATGCCCGAAGACAACGACATCCCTGTGCCCGGCCTCGAAGCCGGAGTGGAGGAGGAGCGGGAGTACGTCGGCCTGCTCTACTCCCGCCTCGATGAGCTGCGCGCCGAGAAAGAGGTCCAGCTCGCAAAGGTGCGCAGCGTGGGATCCAGCGGCACCATGCAGAACGCCTCCGAACGCGACGCGTTCGCCGCGATGTATGAGGACCGTCTGGCACAGCTCAACGCCGTGGACGATCGCCTGGTCTTCGGACGGCTCGACCACGACTCCGGAGAATGCCGGTACATCGGACGCATCGGCCTCACCGCCGCCAATCACCAGCGGCTGATGCTCGATTGGCGTGCCCCCGAGGCCGGAGTCTTCTACCAGGCCACCGCCTTCGAACGGCAGGGGGTCCGACGTCGTCGTCATCTGCTGCTGAAGCGGCGCGAGGTCCATGGTGTGGAAGACGATGTGCTGGATGCCTCCATGCTGGAAGAAGACAGCCACAACCACGGCGACGGCGCGCTGCTCGCCGCGCTGACTGCTCGGCGCACCGGACAGATGGGCGACATCGTCGCCACCATCCAGTCCGAGCAGGACCGGATCATCCGCGCCGGCATGCCCGGGGTCATGGTGGTCCAGGGCGGGCCCGGCACCGGCAAGACCGCCGTCGCGCTGCACCGCGCCGCCTACCTGCTCTACAGCAACCGCGACCGGCTGAAGTCTGCCGGCGTGCTGATCGTGGGTCCCAACTCCACGTTCATGTCTTACATCGACCGCGTCCTGCCCTCGCTGGGTGAGACCGGTGTGGTGCTGTCCTCGCTCTCCGAGCTCTTTCCCGGGGTGCGCGGCATCGAGGAGAAGGACCCCTCGGTCGAAGAGCTCAAGGGACGGCTGGACTGGGTGCAGATCATCGCCGCGGCGGTGAGGCACCGGCAGCGCACCATCCCCGACGTCCGCGATGTCACCGTGGACGGCACCCGAGTGGGCGTCACCCCCAAGATGGTCAACCGGGCGCTGGAGCGGGCACGGGCCACCGGCAAGCCTTACAACGAAGCACGCACCACCTTCGTCAAGGTCCTGGTCAAAGAGATCGCCGAGAAGCTCGAGCGCATCATCGAAAAGCGCTCCGAGGGCAATGAGGCCGACCGGTCCTATCTGACCGAGGATGTGCGCAGCGCCCGGGACGTGCGGGTGCTGCTGAACCTGTGCTGGATGCCGCGCAGCCCGCAGGGTCTCCTGGAGGACCTCTTCGCGAAGCCCGACTACCTCGCCGATGTGGCCCCGCAGCTGAGCCCGGCGCAGCGCGAGCGGCTGCGGCGCGAGCCCGGTGCCGACTTCACCACCGCCGATGTGCCGCTGCTCGATGAAGCAGCCGAACTCCTCGGTGCCCTCGACGTCACCGCAGGGCGCGAGGCCGCACGGCAGAAGGCCGCCCAGGCCCGCTCACTGGAGAACGCGCAGCGCGCGGTGGAGAACGCCACCCCGCAGCTGGAGGAGATGGGCATCGAGGGCTTCCTCGACGCCCAGGCCGTGGTGGACATGAACACCGAGACCGGGCCCCGGCTCACCGCCGCGGAACGGGCGCAGGTCGACCGCACCTGGACCTATGGCCATGTCGTGGTCGACGAGGCGCAGGAGCTCTCGCCCATGCAATGGCACGTGCTGATGCGCCGCTGCCCGCTGAAGTCCTTCACCATCGTCGGGGACATCGCCCAGGGCTCCTCGCCCTCCGCGGCCTCGAGCTGGCAGGAGGCCATGGAGCCGTTCGTGGGGGAGCGGATGCGCGTGGAGGAGCTCACCGTCAACTACCGCACCCCCGGCACCATCGTGGAGCTGGCGGAGCGGGTGGCCGCGGCCAATGGGCTCACCACCACCTCGTTGCGCACGGTCCGTGAAGGCGACTACCCGCCGGTGGTGGAGAAGGTCGAGACCGATCAGCTGATCTCCGCCGCGACGGCAGCCGTGGGCGCCGAGCACGAGCGTGTGGGGGAGGGCCTGGTCGCCGCGATCGTCCCGGAGCGTCTGCTCGGTGCGACCCGTCGGGCGCTGGTGAGCCAGTTCGGTTCTCGAGTGGGCAGGGGAGCGGGCTCACTGACCGAGGACATCCTCGCCCTCTCTGCCGACGAGGCCAAGGGCCTGGAGTTCGACGCCGTGGTCCTGGTCGAGCCCGCCGAGATCCTTGAGGAGACGGCCGGTCGAGTCGGCAGCCTCTACGTCGCGCTCACCCGTCCCACTCATGCGCTGCACGTCGTGGCGGCGCGGGAGCTTCCCGCCGGGTTCTAG
- a CDS encoding lytic transglycosylase domain-containing protein, whose translation MSAIRTALAVLAGAVLLMSSGCAQPRESPAPDYPDAPDQRTPEPAEPAQVPEAGEPWVPIAELADEEWLAAVAERTGIPERALAAYSGAALLVGQTRPDCGLGWNTLAGIGQVESQHGTYADSQVQQDGQVSPQIIGVPLDGGPGFAEIPDTDGGALDGDSEWDRAVGPMQFIPVTWELYAQDGNRDGQADPHQFDDAALTAAVYLCESGGELTTDEGWVDAVVAYNQSVEYVNDVAAYAQDYVSPNES comes from the coding sequence ATGAGCGCGATCCGAACCGCCCTGGCCGTGTTGGCCGGGGCGGTTCTGCTCATGAGCAGCGGCTGCGCGCAGCCACGAGAGTCCCCGGCACCGGATTACCCGGACGCCCCGGATCAGCGGACCCCCGAACCTGCCGAGCCCGCGCAGGTGCCCGAAGCAGGGGAGCCGTGGGTTCCGATCGCCGAGCTCGCCGACGAGGAGTGGCTCGCTGCGGTGGCCGAGCGCACGGGCATCCCGGAGCGTGCCCTGGCCGCCTACAGCGGAGCCGCCCTACTGGTGGGCCAGACGCGGCCGGACTGCGGACTCGGCTGGAACACCCTCGCAGGCATCGGTCAGGTCGAGTCCCAGCACGGCACCTACGCGGACTCACAGGTCCAGCAGGATGGTCAGGTCTCCCCGCAGATCATCGGTGTCCCGCTGGACGGCGGCCCCGGATTCGCGGAGATCCCCGACACCGACGGAGGCGCCCTAGACGGGGACTCCGAGTGGGACCGCGCGGTGGGGCCGATGCAGTTCATTCCGGTGACCTGGGAGCTTTACGCCCAGGACGGCAATCGCGACGGCCAGGCTGATCCCCACCAGTTCGACGACGCCGCGCTCACCGCCGCGGTCTACCTGTGCGAAAGCGGCGGAGAGCTGACCACGGACGAAGGCTGGGTGGACGCCGTCGTCGCGTATAACCAGTCGGTGGAATACGTCAACGACGTCGCCGCCTACGCGCAGGACTACGTCAGCCCGAACGAGTCCTGA